Proteins from a genomic interval of Orbaceae bacterium lpD02:
- a CDS encoding IS3 family transposase: MKRRDNLFTSGKRCSKKVGGAKTNKTSTNKEKTLVVLALKSQHPLKYLLSVTQLAKSVFYYHVNRLKEPSPYEKELKRIEAIYHEHKGRYGYRRVHLALMNEGSQLNHKTVQRLMGELNLKSTVRVKKYRSYRGEIGKAAPNHLKRKFNVSKPNKKWVTDVTEFKVSEQKIYLSPIIDLYNQEVIAYSIAKNARLTLVTDMLKKGLSRLKNKQRLLLHSDQGWQYRNPIYQKQLADNGIKQSMSRKGNCLDNAVAENFFGLLKSEMYHGQHFKDADELIEKIEEYIEYYNTKRIKVKLNGLTPVEYRNQTLQAT, encoded by the coding sequence ATTAAAAGAAGAGATAACTTATTTACAAGCGGAAAACGCTGTTCTAAAAAAGTTGGAGGAGCTAAGACAAACAAAACGTCAACAAACAAAGAAAAAACGTTAGTTGTTTTAGCACTTAAATCTCAACATCCTTTAAAGTATTTGCTGTCAGTAACACAGCTGGCAAAAAGTGTATTTTATTATCATGTTAACAGGTTGAAAGAGCCATCTCCTTATGAGAAGGAATTAAAGCGTATTGAAGCGATTTACCATGAACATAAAGGACGTTATGGTTATCGCCGTGTTCATTTAGCTTTAATGAATGAAGGGAGTCAGCTCAATCATAAAACAGTACAGCGATTAATGGGAGAGCTTAATCTTAAATCGACAGTAAGGGTCAAAAAGTATCGCTCTTATCGTGGTGAGATAGGTAAAGCAGCCCCCAATCATCTTAAAAGAAAATTTAACGTTTCAAAACCGAATAAAAAATGGGTAACCGATGTCACAGAATTTAAAGTAAGTGAACAGAAAATTTATCTATCGCCCATTATTGATTTATACAACCAAGAAGTGATTGCTTATAGTATAGCTAAAAATGCACGGTTGACTTTAGTCACCGATATGCTTAAAAAAGGACTGTCACGATTAAAAAACAAACAAAGGCTCTTACTACATAGTGACCAAGGCTGGCAATATAGAAATCCCATTTATCAGAAGCAACTCGCTGATAATGGTATAAAGCAAAGTATGTCGAGAAAAGGAAATTGCTTAGATAATGCTGTTGCTGAAAACTTTTTTGGACTATTAAAATCAGAAATGTATCATGGGCAACATTTTAAAGATGCCGATGAATTGATTGAAAAAATAGAAGAATATATAGAATACTACAACACGAAACGGATTAAAGTTAAATTAAACGGCCTGACTCCGGTAGAATACCGAAACCAGACCTTACAAGCTACTTAA
- a CDS encoding alpha-glucoside-specific PTS transporter subunit IIBC, producing MLSGIQRFGGAMFTPVLLFPFAGIVVGLTILLQNPLFVGNDIADINSFFYKLMFVLQEGAWTVFRNMPLIFCVGLPIGLAKIAPARACLASLVSFLTWNYFIFAMGTVWGSSFGVDFSKEVGLDTGLTLIAGIKTFDTSIIGAIIISGIVTKIHNLYYEKPLPAFLGIFQGTSFVVIFSFAVMLLLAWLTLLTWPIIQIGIKSMQSFMISSGGVGVWLYTFLERILIPTGLHHFIYGPFVFGPAVTENGIQIDWTLQIQAFSQTTQSLKELFPAGGFALHGNSKIFGSIGIACALYSTAKPENRAKLAGLLIPATLTAILVGITEPLEFTFLFIAPVLFVVHAFLSATLAATLYSFGVVGNMGGGLLDTMIPLNWGPMLHNHTMMVVTHIVIGVIFTFIWFFIFKFIIVKWNLNTPGRGDNSNNVKLYTKEDMKKKKAENSTSDVGEQLSLEHAIINGLGGKDNIKALNNCATRLRVEVLDVNQVQPDQFFTEIGAHGVVRKSSSLQIIIGLHVGKIRDRIDSIMSL from the coding sequence ATGCTAAGTGGTATTCAGCGTTTTGGTGGTGCGATGTTCACGCCAGTGCTTCTTTTTCCATTTGCAGGCATTGTCGTTGGGCTAACAATTTTATTACAAAACCCATTATTTGTTGGTAATGATATTGCAGACATAAATAGTTTTTTTTATAAATTGATGTTTGTATTGCAAGAAGGAGCATGGACAGTGTTTCGTAATATGCCACTTATTTTTTGTGTTGGATTGCCTATTGGACTTGCAAAAATAGCCCCAGCTAGAGCATGTCTGGCTTCATTAGTCAGCTTTTTAACATGGAATTATTTTATTTTTGCAATGGGTACCGTGTGGGGTTCATCATTTGGCGTTGATTTTTCAAAAGAGGTTGGACTCGATACTGGGCTTACATTAATAGCGGGTATAAAAACGTTTGATACCAGCATCATCGGCGCTATCATTATTTCTGGTATCGTTACTAAAATTCATAATTTATATTATGAAAAACCTCTTCCCGCATTTTTAGGTATATTTCAAGGTACTTCATTTGTCGTCATTTTTAGTTTCGCTGTAATGCTCTTGCTTGCTTGGTTAACACTGCTTACCTGGCCAATAATCCAAATTGGCATCAAATCAATGCAATCTTTTATGATCTCATCTGGAGGGGTAGGTGTTTGGTTATATACGTTCCTTGAGCGAATTTTAATTCCGACAGGGCTTCATCACTTTATCTATGGGCCTTTTGTTTTCGGCCCTGCTGTAACCGAGAATGGAATACAGATCGATTGGACGTTACAAATACAAGCCTTCAGTCAAACAACGCAATCACTGAAAGAGTTATTCCCTGCTGGCGGATTTGCATTGCATGGCAATAGTAAAATATTTGGTTCTATCGGTATTGCCTGCGCGCTTTATTCAACAGCAAAACCAGAAAATAGAGCAAAATTAGCAGGATTACTTATTCCCGCAACACTGACTGCTATTTTGGTAGGTATCACCGAACCGTTAGAGTTTACATTTTTGTTTATTGCTCCAGTCCTATTTGTCGTACATGCATTTTTATCGGCAACATTAGCTGCCACGCTATATTCATTTGGTGTTGTTGGCAATATGGGGGGGGGACTGCTTGATACCATGATCCCGCTTAACTGGGGGCCTATGTTACATAATCATACCATGATGGTTGTCACACATATTGTAATCGGGGTGATATTTACCTTCATTTGGTTCTTTATTTTCAAATTTATCATTGTTAAATGGAATTTGAATACACCAGGAAGAGGCGACAATTCAAATAACGTGAAATTATATACCAAAGAGGATATGAAGAAAAAAAAGGCAGAAAATAGCACTAGTGACGTAGGTGAACAACTAAGTTTAGAGCACGCAATTATCAATGGCTTAGGAGGCAAAGATAATATTAAAGCACTTAATAACTGTGCTACAAGGCTAAGAGTTGAAGTATTAGACGTAAATCAAGTTCAACCAGATCAATTTTTTACCGAAATTGGCGCGCATGGTGTTGTTAGAAAAAGTTCATCGTTACAAATTATTATTGGATTGCATGTAGGAAAAATAAGAGATCGTATCGATTCAATTATGAGTTTATAA
- a CDS encoding helix-turn-helix domain-containing protein, which translates to MSKYSRNLKISIANEFLSGVSSEILSKKYSICSSQIRYWGQVVAIHSNDSFQPTSHLRDAQARLQALELMWANDWSLRYTSAMLNLVSPGILSAWLNRYREKGFVELAHQSRGRLSMKPSRIASTHCNDEKTVEELKEEITYLQAENAVLKKLEELRQTKRQQTKKKR; encoded by the coding sequence ATGTCAAAATACAGTCGAAATTTAAAAATTAGCATTGCTAATGAATTCTTATCAGGAGTATCATCGGAAATACTTTCGAAAAAATATTCTATATGTTCTAGCCAAATAAGGTATTGGGGGCAAGTGGTCGCGATTCATAGTAATGACTCTTTTCAACCAACATCGCATTTACGTGATGCGCAAGCAAGATTACAAGCGCTGGAGTTAATGTGGGCAAATGACTGGTCTCTCAGGTACACGAGTGCCATGCTTAATTTAGTCTCGCCAGGGATTTTGTCAGCTTGGCTTAATAGATACCGTGAAAAAGGATTCGTCGAGCTTGCACATCAATCTAGAGGAAGACTATCCATGAAGCCATCACGTATTGCATCGACTCATTGTAATGATGAAAAAACAGTTGAAGAATTAAAAGAAGAGATAACTTATTTACAAGCGGAAAACGCTGTTCTAAAAAAGTTGGAGGAGCTAAGACAAACAAAACGTCAACAAACAAAGAAAAAACGTTAG
- a CDS encoding 6-phospho-alpha-glucosidase — MKKFSIVVAGGGSTFTPGIVLMLLENIKRFPLREIKFYDNDAARQKTIADACAIILQEKAPDIKFSYSTNPKEMFTDVDFVMAHIRVGKYQMREQDEKIPLRHGVLGQETCGPGGIAYGMRSIGGVLEILDYMETYSPNAWMLNYSNPAAIVAEATRRLKPDAKILNICDMPIGIEGRMAQIAGLKSRKEMRVRYYGLNHFGWWSRIEDLQGNNLMPKIIAHVKKHGYIPASDTANVEASWNDTYAKAKDVTALDPNTLPNTYLKYYLFPDYVVKHSNPTYTRANEVMDNREKSVFNACRAIIQQNSSTAGHLEIDEHASYIVDLAAAIAFNTQERMLLIVPNNGSIENFSIDAMVEIPCIVGSSGPEPLVMGPIPLFQKGLMEQQVAVEKLVVEAWVEQSYHKLWQAITLSKTVPSASVAKAILDDLIIANKNYWPELK, encoded by the coding sequence ATGAAAAAATTTTCAATTGTTGTTGCTGGTGGCGGTAGTACTTTCACTCCAGGGATCGTATTAATGCTTCTAGAAAATATAAAGCGTTTTCCTCTACGAGAAATTAAATTTTATGACAATGATGCCGCTCGCCAAAAAACCATTGCTGATGCTTGTGCCATTATTTTGCAAGAAAAAGCACCTGATATTAAATTCTCATACTCGACTAATCCAAAAGAGATGTTTACCGATGTTGATTTTGTCATGGCACATATTCGAGTTGGAAAATACCAAATGCGAGAACAAGATGAAAAAATACCTTTACGGCACGGTGTACTCGGTCAAGAAACCTGTGGTCCTGGCGGTATTGCTTATGGTATGCGTTCAATTGGCGGAGTACTTGAAATTTTAGATTACATGGAAACCTATTCACCAAATGCTTGGATGTTAAATTACTCTAACCCTGCTGCAATTGTTGCCGAGGCTACAAGACGCTTAAAACCTGATGCTAAAATTCTTAATATTTGTGATATGCCCATCGGTATCGAAGGTAGAATGGCGCAGATAGCAGGATTAAAATCAAGAAAAGAGATGCGCGTTCGCTACTACGGCTTAAACCATTTTGGTTGGTGGAGTCGAATCGAAGATTTGCAAGGCAATAATTTGATGCCTAAAATTATTGCGCATGTAAAAAAACATGGCTATATCCCAGCTTCAGATACTGCAAATGTAGAAGCGAGTTGGAATGATACTTATGCTAAGGCAAAAGATGTTACTGCGCTAGATCCAAATACGTTACCAAATACTTACCTTAAATATTATCTATTCCCAGATTATGTAGTTAAACATTCAAATCCAACCTACACCCGGGCTAACGAAGTGATGGATAATAGAGAAAAATCAGTATTCAATGCATGTCGAGCAATAATCCAACAAAATAGTTCAACTGCCGGTCACTTAGAAATTGATGAACATGCTTCTTACATCGTTGATTTAGCAGCAGCCATTGCCTTTAATACCCAAGAAAGAATGTTACTGATTGTACCCAATAATGGCTCGATAGAAAATTTTTCTATTGATGCGATGGTTGAAATCCCTTGTATTGTTGGTTCAAGCGGGCCCGAGCCTCTCGTTATGGGCCCGATTCCCTTATTCCAAAAAGGATTGATGGAACAACAAGTCGCGGTTGAAAAACTGGTAGTCGAAGCTTGGGTTGAGCAGTCTTATCACAAACTGTGGCAAGCCATTACGTTATCAAAAACAGTACCAAGTGCGAGCGTAGCAAAAGCGATTTTAGATGACTTAATTATTGCTAATAAAAATTACTGGCCAGAACTTAAATAA
- a CDS encoding FAD-binding and (Fe-S)-binding domain-containing protein, producing MIPQIKTSPMVDALVVQYLNELKSIGFSGDIATDYATRLSLATDNSIYQLLPQAVLFPRDSHDVQQLACLAHKKSYQTICFTPRGGGTGTNGQSLNKDIIVDLSRHMNRILDLNLEEGWVKVEAGVVKDQLNQYLAPYGYFFSPELSTSNRATIGGMISTDASGQGSMVYGKTSDHTLATQVVLLTGEILETGKKSITEVQHIIQQNNTIAAIYRTVFDYCKNHRDLILQRFPKLNRFLTGYDLKHVFNDDLTEFDLTRIITGSEGTLAFVTQATLHIIPLPKVRYLINIKYDSFQSALKHASFLVKAKALSVETIDSKVLALAKEDIIWQSVQHLITDVVGQDLQGINIVEFAGQDEVDIQQKFTALCQQLDQLLDNQQAGVIGYQTCQQLSEINKIYAMRKKAVGLLGNTKGVQKPIPFVEDTCVPPEHLADYISEFRALLDEYNLTYGMFGHVDSGVLHVRPALDLCNSEQRKLVKIISDRVVELTTKYGGLLWGEHGKGLRSAYSPQFFGEKLYNGLRLIKSAFDPNNRLNPGKICVPLNIEQPLYAIDSISRGHYDKLIPVSIKQTFHGATECNGNGLCFNFDINSPMCPSMKITANRVYSPKGRAALVREWLRLLVELGVNEDEINTIYPQKRGTLIELVKRIGNSWRARLGEYDFSHEVKQSMSYCLSCKACSTECPIKIDVPDFKARFLQLYHTRYLRPLRDYAVGNIEVYLPLMAKAPRFFNFFMKLSITDYLSKKTVGMTSLPLISYPTLKKQLIAHHSANIKLEYLESLTEQERQQYVLIVQDPFTSYYDAKVVYDFVKLIEKLGFKPVVLPFIPNGKAQHIKGFLTQFAKTATNAAQVLSRIAKLMIPMVGVDPALVLCYRDEYRNIAPQAKQDFMVQLSHEWLMQVLDQLPEIERPQLDEFYLLGHCSESSQLPASSMQWQSLFKRFGAKLIPVNVGCCGMAGTYGHELANLADSKRLYQLSWQKALNRYPKERCLTTGYSCRSQVKRFDKLILNHPLQALLGLLN from the coding sequence ATGATCCCACAAATAAAAACATCTCCCATGGTTGACGCACTTGTCGTCCAATATTTAAATGAACTTAAATCGATAGGATTTAGCGGTGATATAGCAACCGACTATGCAACAAGGTTAAGTTTGGCAACGGATAATAGTATTTACCAACTGCTGCCTCAGGCGGTACTATTTCCTCGTGATAGCCATGATGTTCAGCAACTCGCTTGCTTAGCGCATAAAAAAAGCTATCAAACGATCTGCTTTACTCCACGAGGTGGTGGCACGGGGACTAATGGTCAATCGCTTAATAAAGATATTATTGTTGATCTATCGCGTCATATGAACCGTATTTTAGATCTTAACCTTGAAGAAGGTTGGGTAAAAGTTGAAGCAGGAGTGGTCAAAGACCAGCTTAATCAATATTTAGCCCCTTATGGTTATTTTTTTTCGCCAGAGCTATCAACAAGTAACCGTGCGACGATTGGCGGAATGATTAGCACTGATGCTTCGGGACAAGGCTCCATGGTATATGGTAAGACATCCGATCACACCTTAGCAACCCAAGTCGTACTATTGACCGGTGAAATTCTCGAAACGGGTAAAAAATCGATTACCGAAGTTCAACACATTATTCAGCAAAACAATACGATTGCAGCTATTTACCGAACGGTATTTGATTATTGTAAAAATCATCGAGATTTAATTTTACAGCGTTTCCCTAAATTGAATCGATTCTTGACGGGTTACGATCTCAAACATGTTTTTAATGACGATTTGACTGAGTTTGACTTAACCCGCATTATTACTGGTTCAGAGGGTACCTTGGCTTTTGTTACCCAAGCAACGTTGCATATTATTCCACTACCTAAAGTACGCTATTTAATTAATATCAAATATGATTCTTTCCAGTCAGCGCTTAAGCATGCGTCTTTTTTAGTTAAGGCTAAAGCATTATCTGTTGAGACAATTGATTCAAAAGTATTAGCGCTCGCTAAGGAAGATATTATTTGGCAATCGGTACAACACTTAATTACAGATGTTGTTGGTCAAGATTTGCAAGGCATAAACATTGTTGAATTTGCTGGGCAAGATGAGGTAGATATACAGCAAAAATTTACCGCTTTATGCCAACAACTTGATCAGTTGCTCGATAATCAACAAGCAGGAGTAATTGGATATCAAACCTGCCAACAGCTATCTGAGATTAATAAAATCTATGCTATGCGCAAAAAAGCGGTAGGTCTACTTGGTAATACTAAAGGGGTACAAAAGCCGATCCCATTTGTGGAAGACACATGCGTTCCACCTGAGCATCTAGCGGATTATATTAGTGAGTTTCGCGCATTACTCGATGAGTATAATTTAACCTATGGAATGTTTGGTCATGTTGATTCTGGCGTATTACATGTTCGGCCCGCTTTAGATCTTTGTAATAGTGAACAGCGTAAACTGGTTAAAATTATTTCTGATCGAGTCGTTGAACTAACTACTAAGTATGGTGGTTTGTTATGGGGCGAACACGGTAAAGGCTTGCGCAGTGCTTATAGTCCCCAATTTTTTGGCGAAAAACTTTATAATGGTTTACGCCTAATTAAGAGCGCATTTGATCCTAATAATCGCCTTAATCCTGGCAAAATTTGCGTACCACTCAATATCGAACAACCATTATATGCAATCGATTCGATTAGTCGCGGTCATTATGACAAGCTGATCCCAGTTAGTATCAAACAGACTTTCCATGGTGCGACTGAGTGTAACGGCAATGGCTTATGCTTTAATTTTGATATCAATAGCCCAATGTGCCCATCAATGAAAATCACGGCCAACCGCGTATATTCCCCCAAAGGACGGGCGGCACTAGTCAGGGAATGGTTAAGGTTATTAGTCGAGTTAGGTGTCAATGAAGATGAAATAAATACCATTTATCCGCAAAAAAGAGGCACATTAATTGAATTGGTTAAACGCATTGGTAATAGTTGGCGAGCAAGGTTAGGCGAGTATGACTTTTCGCATGAAGTTAAACAATCAATGAGCTATTGTTTATCATGTAAAGCCTGCTCAACCGAGTGCCCAATTAAAATTGATGTACCAGATTTTAAAGCTCGTTTTTTACAACTCTATCATACTCGCTACTTAAGGCCTTTAAGGGATTATGCGGTAGGTAATATTGAAGTTTATCTGCCATTAATGGCTAAAGCGCCTCGTTTTTTTAACTTTTTTATGAAGTTATCAATTACTGACTATCTATCAAAAAAAACGGTCGGGATGACAAGCTTGCCTCTGATCTCTTATCCTACTTTAAAAAAGCAACTGATAGCTCATCATTCGGCCAACATTAAACTTGAATATTTAGAAAGTTTAACAGAGCAAGAACGGCAGCAATACGTCCTTATCGTACAAGATCCATTTACTAGCTATTATGATGCGAAAGTCGTTTATGATTTTGTTAAGTTAATTGAAAAACTCGGCTTTAAACCAGTCGTGTTACCGTTTATACCCAATGGTAAAGCGCAGCATATTAAAGGCTTCCTAACACAATTTGCGAAAACGGCAACGAATGCGGCACAAGTGTTATCACGTATCGCTAAGCTCATGATCCCTATGGTCGGAGTGGATCCCGCCTTAGTACTTTGTTATCGTGATGAGTACCGTAATATTGCTCCGCAAGCTAAGCAGGATTTTATGGTGCAGTTATCTCATGAATGGCTCATGCAGGTTTTGGACCAGTTACCTGAAATTGAACGCCCCCAATTGGATGAATTTTATCTATTAGGGCATTGTAGTGAAAGCTCACAATTACCAGCAAGTAGTATGCAATGGCAAAGTTTGTTTAAACGCTTTGGGGCTAAGTTAATCCCCGTCAATGTTGGTTGCTGTGGTATGGCAGGAACCTATGGTCATGAACTGGCAAACCTTGCTGATTCAAAAAGACTCTATCAACTCTCTTGGCAAAAAGCGTTAAATCGTTATCCCAAAGAGCGGTGTTTAACGACAGGTTATTCATGTCGTAGTCAAGTTAAACGGTTTGATAAGTTAATCCTTAATCATCCGTTGCAAGCGTTATTAGGGTTATTAAATTAA
- a CDS encoding GntR family transcriptional regulator, protein MIYKKIAHQLRKEINSSKYAIGDQLPNEKELSSLFNASRMTVRKAINELINFQLISREWGRGTFIIAKDLNFGINQLKSFSEIMNDAHKGYINKVIEFSVTSNINAVVSNKLKLSEKDKVFYIRRIRYINNNPIMVEDSYMPYNLFKGLTVSDMENSKFNYIENICGIKIEGSYETSYAIIPDKEIRELLCLNIGRPILMSTTYSYDTNNQFINYAIIYRNSQEHIYEFHLKR, encoded by the coding sequence GTGATCTATAAAAAAATTGCACATCAATTAAGAAAAGAGATTAATTCCAGCAAATATGCTATTGGTGACCAACTTCCTAATGAAAAGGAGTTAAGCTCCTTATTTAACGCTTCCCGAATGACTGTACGCAAAGCAATAAATGAGTTAATTAATTTTCAACTTATATCGAGAGAATGGGGAAGAGGGACATTTATCATCGCTAAAGATCTGAATTTTGGCATTAATCAATTAAAGAGCTTTTCCGAAATTATGAATGATGCGCATAAGGGTTATATTAATAAAGTAATTGAGTTTTCGGTGACATCAAATATTAATGCAGTTGTGAGCAATAAGCTTAAATTATCAGAAAAAGATAAAGTTTTTTATATTCGCCGTATCCGATATATCAACAATAATCCCATTATGGTTGAAGATAGCTACATGCCTTACAATCTATTTAAAGGATTAACGGTAAGTGATATGGAAAATTCTAAGTTTAATTACATTGAGAATATTTGTGGAATTAAGATTGAGGGCAGTTATGAGACGTCATACGCAATAATACCTGATAAAGAGATACGCGAACTGCTATGTTTAAATATAGGAAGACCAATATTGATGTCGACGACTTACTCGTACGATACCAATAATCAATTTATAAACTATGCAATTATTTACAGAAACTCACAAGAACACATTTATGAATTTCACTTAAAAAGATAA
- a CDS encoding 6-phospho-beta-glucosidase has product MSFKSNFLWGGATAANQCEGGFDADGRGLANVDVMPVGPDRLAIMTGHHKMLDFEDNYFYPAKQAINMYHEYKKDIELFAEMGFKVYRLSIAWTRIFPKGDELEPNEKGLQFYENLFNECHKYGIEPLVTITHFDCPMHLIKKYNGWRNRKMVGFYERLCRVLFTRYKKQVKYWLTFNEINMLFHGSFMSSGLYFEPGENELAIKYQAAHHQLVASALATKIGHEINPDNQIGCMLAGGDYYPKTCNPQDVWAAIKSNHENYFFIDVQAKGEYPYYALQELKNNNIMLDVADGDAELLKSHTVDFVSFSYYSSRVATGEKDAAEKTDGNVFASVKNPYLEVTEWGWQIDPLGFRITINQIYDRYNKPLFVVENGLGAIDTPDQNGYVADDYRIDYLRSHIQAMKDAVNEDGVDIIGYTTWGCIDLVSAGTGEMKKRYGFIYVDRDNDGNGSLKRTKKRSFDWYKKVISTNGEDLS; this is encoded by the coding sequence ATGTCATTTAAATCGAATTTCCTCTGGGGTGGCGCAACCGCTGCTAATCAATGTGAGGGGGGCTTTGACGCTGATGGTCGAGGACTGGCCAACGTTGATGTAATGCCTGTAGGCCCAGATCGACTTGCTATCATGACTGGTCACCATAAAATGCTCGATTTTGAAGATAACTATTTTTACCCTGCGAAACAGGCCATCAATATGTACCATGAGTATAAGAAAGATATTGAGTTGTTTGCCGAGATGGGGTTTAAGGTCTATCGATTATCGATTGCTTGGACACGAATTTTTCCTAAGGGTGATGAGCTTGAACCAAATGAAAAAGGCTTACAGTTTTATGAAAATCTATTTAATGAATGTCATAAATACGGCATTGAGCCCTTAGTAACTATTACCCATTTTGACTGCCCTATGCATTTAATCAAAAAATATAATGGTTGGCGCAATCGTAAAATGGTTGGCTTTTATGAGCGTTTATGTCGAGTATTATTTACTCGCTATAAAAAACAGGTCAAATATTGGTTAACATTTAATGAAATTAATATGCTATTTCATGGTTCATTTATGTCATCGGGTCTATATTTTGAGCCAGGGGAAAATGAACTAGCAATTAAATATCAAGCAGCCCATCACCAACTTGTTGCCAGTGCGTTAGCGACTAAAATTGGCCATGAAATTAATCCAGATAATCAAATAGGTTGCATGCTTGCTGGCGGCGATTATTATCCGAAAACGTGTAACCCACAAGATGTGTGGGCCGCAATTAAGTCAAATCATGAAAACTACTTCTTTATTGATGTGCAAGCTAAAGGTGAATATCCTTATTATGCCTTGCAAGAGCTAAAAAACAATAACATCATGCTTGATGTTGCTGATGGCGATGCTGAATTATTAAAATCGCATACCGTTGATTTTGTATCGTTCTCTTATTACTCATCAAGAGTCGCTACTGGTGAAAAAGACGCTGCCGAAAAAACCGATGGCAATGTGTTTGCATCAGTCAAAAATCCGTATTTAGAGGTTACTGAGTGGGGTTGGCAAATTGATCCGCTTGGCTTTAGAATTACAATTAACCAAATTTATGATCGCTATAATAAGCCGTTATTTGTGGTAGAAAATGGCCTTGGCGCAATCGATACGCCAGACCAAAATGGCTACGTTGCCGATGATTACCGAATTGACTATTTGCGCTCCCACATTCAAGCAATGAAAGATGCCGTTAATGAAGATGGCGTAGATATTATTGGTTACACCACTTGGGGTTGTATTGACTTAGTTTCTGCTGGCACTGGCGAAATGAAAAAACGCTATGGCTTTATTTATGTTGACCGCGATAACGACGGTAATGGCAGCTTAAAACGCACGAAAAAGAGATCATTTGATTGGTATAAAAAAGTAATTTCGACCAATGGTGAAGACTTAAGCTAA